GCGGCCAGCGCGGTCTGCTCGGCCTGGCGCAGGCGCCAATCGAATTCGGTGGCGTCGAGCTGACCGAGCAACTGGCCGGCGTGCACCGTGTCGCCCTCGCGCACCGCCAGGCTCTTCAGCTCGGCGGCCACCTTGGCCTTCAGCAGCGCCATGTCCACCGCGCGCAAGCTGCCCGAGATGTCCAGGCTGCGCGCGAAGCGCTGCGGCTTCAGGGTGACGAGGTCCAGCGCCCCCAGCTCCAGCACCGTGGCGGGCTTGGGCGCGGCGGCCTCGGCCTCCCTGGCCTTCTTGCCCTTGAGATAGCTGGCGCCCAGGCCGCCCACGATGAGCAGGGCCAGCACCGGCACAGCAATCTTCCACCCAGCTTTCATGCGTTCGTCTCCGCGGGAATGTATTGGTTCGTTGGCATCAGGGCGGCGACGCCAGCAGGCCGCGCAGCATCAGATCCAGCTGCACGTCCAGCACCGCCTTGGCATCCAGGGGCGGGCCGTGCAGGGCACAGGCGCCAAAGGAGTGCTTGTGTAACACGAGATGCAGCATCGGCGCGATCAGCACATGCACCGCATGCTCCAGCGGCACCGGGCGGAATTCGCCGCTGGCCACGCCCTTGGCCAGCAGGCCGGCCAGCAGCTCCTGGGTGGGCCGGATCACCTCGTCCACATAGAACTGCGCCAGCTCGGGGAAATTGCGTGCCTCGGCCATCATGATCTTGGTGATGCCGCCGGCCGGGCTCATGCCCATGCGCGCCCACCAGTCCGCCATCAGGGTGCGCAACAGGCTGGCCATGCTGCCGCGATGCTGGGCCGCCAGGGCCACGCTCTCGGTGATCGGCGAGACCAGGCTGGCACGCACCATCGCCTTGAAGAGCTCTTCCTTGGACGGGTAGTAGAGATAGAGCGTGCCCTTGGACACGCCGGCGCGCGCCGCCACTTCCTCCGAACGCGTGGCCGCGTAGCCCTTCTCGACGAACAGGCTCAGCGCCGCGTCCAGCAGCTCCTGCGGGCGGGCTTCCTTGCGGCGTTGACGGGGCGAGGGGGTGGAACTGGCCATGGGCTCATACTGACTGACCGGTCAGTAATGTAGGCGGCTCGTTCCAGCGGGTCAAGACAGCAGGCGGCCGCCTTCGCCGCGCCGGCTATCATCCCGCCCCTGCTTTCATCTGGAGTGCACGTGGACGCCATGCTGTTGATCAAGGCCGCGATCATGGGGATCGTCGAGGGCCTGACCGAATTCCTGCCGATCTCGTCCACCGGACACCTGATCCTCACCGGCTCGCTCTTGGGCTTCAGCGACGACAAGAGCAAGGTCTTCGACATCGCGATCCAGACCGGCGCGATCTTCGCCGTCATCCTGGTCTACTGGCAGCGCCTGGCCGATACCGCCGCCGGCCTTGGCAGCGATGCGCGCGCGCGCCGCTTCGTGCTGAACGTGGCGATCGGCTTCCTGCCGGCCGTGGTGCTGGGCCTCTTGTTCGGCAAGGCCATCAAGGCCCATCTGTTCACGCCCACGGTGGTGGCCAGCACCTTCATCCTGGGCGGCTTCGTGATCCTGTGGGCCGAGAAGCGCCCGCAAAGTACGGTAAAGATCCAGGACGTGGACGGCATGGGCCCGCTGGATGCGCTCAAGGTGGGTCTGGTGCAATGCCTGGCCATGATCCCCGGCACCAGCCGCTCGGGCGCCACCATCATCGGCGGCATGCTGCTGGGCCTGTCGCGCAAGGCCGCCACCGACTATTCCTTCTTCCTCGCCATCCCCACCCTGATCGGCGCCGGCCTCTACAGCCTCTACAAGGAGCGCGCCCTGCTGAGCATGGCCGACCTGCCGCTGTTCGGCGTGGGCCTGCTGTTCTCCTTTGTGAGCGCCTGGATCTGCGTGCGCTGGCTGCTGCGCTACATCTCCAGCCATACCTTCGTGCCCTTTGCCTGGTACCGCATCGCCTTTGGCATCGTGGTCTTGGCCACGGCCTGGAGCGGGCTGGTCGTGTGGGCTGACTAAAATAGCGCCCTATGACGATCACCATCAAGTCCGCGGCCGATATCGCCGCGATGCGCGTGGCGGGCCGCCTGGCCTCCGAAGTGCTGGACATGCTCACCCCCCATGTGAAGCCCGGCATCACGACGGACCAACTCGACAAGCTCGCCTACGATCACATCGTGAACGTCCAGCAGGGCATCCCCGCGCCGCTGAACTACTGCCCGCCGGGCTACACGCCCTACCCCAAGTCCATCTGCACCTCGATCAACCATCAGGTCTGCCATGGCATCCCGAACGACCGGCCGCTGAAGAACGGCGACATCGTCAACATCGACGTCACCGTCATCAAGGACGGCTGGCATGGCGACACCAGCCGCATGTTCATCGTCGGCGAGGGCTCGATCGCGGCCAAGCGCCTGTGCGCCTTCACCTACGAAGCGATGTGGAAGGGCATTGCCAAGGTCAAGCCGGGCGCGCGCCTGGGCGACATCGGCCATGCCATCCAGACCTTTGCCGAGAACGCCGGCTTCGCCATCGTGCGCGAGTTCTGCGGCCATGGCATCGGCCAGAAGTTCCATGAAGAGCCGCAGGTGCTGCATTACGGCCGCCCCGGCACGCTGGAAGAGCTGGTGCCCGGCATGGTGTTCACCATCGAGCCCATGATCAACGCCGGCCGCCGCGAGATCCGCGAGATGGGCGATGGCTGGACCATCGTCACCAAGGACCGCTCGCTGTCCGCGCAATGGGAGCACACCCTGGTGGTGACCGAGACCGGCTACGAGGTGATGACGCTCTCGGCCGGCAGCCCGCCGCCGCCGGCCTTCATCACCGGCTGATCCATGACCGTTCCGGTCATCGGCATTGCCGAACTGAAACAGCACTTCAAGACCGGCAAGGCCGGCCTGCTGCAGGCCTTCCGCGACGCCGAGCCCACCGTGGGGGCCGCCACCGGCCTGATGCGCAAGCTGGCGCGCCATGTCGACGCCACCCTGCAGACCCTGTGGCGCCAGGCCGGCCTGCCCGAGGGTGCGGCGCTGGCCGCGGTGGGCGGCTATGGTCGCGGCGAGCTGTTCCCCTACTCCGATGTGG
This portion of the Paucibacter sediminis genome encodes:
- a CDS encoding TetR/AcrR family transcriptional regulator, giving the protein MASSTPSPRQRRKEARPQELLDAALSLFVEKGYAATRSEEVAARAGVSKGTLYLYYPSKEELFKAMVRASLVSPITESVALAAQHRGSMASLLRTLMADWWARMGMSPAGGITKIMMAEARNFPELAQFYVDEVIRPTQELLAGLLAKGVASGEFRPVPLEHAVHVLIAPMLHLVLHKHSFGACALHGPPLDAKAVLDVQLDLMLRGLLASPP
- a CDS encoding undecaprenyl-diphosphate phosphatase — protein: MDAMLLIKAAIMGIVEGLTEFLPISSTGHLILTGSLLGFSDDKSKVFDIAIQTGAIFAVILVYWQRLADTAAGLGSDARARRFVLNVAIGFLPAVVLGLLFGKAIKAHLFTPTVVASTFILGGFVILWAEKRPQSTVKIQDVDGMGPLDALKVGLVQCLAMIPGTSRSGATIIGGMLLGLSRKAATDYSFFLAIPTLIGAGLYSLYKERALLSMADLPLFGVGLLFSFVSAWICVRWLLRYISSHTFVPFAWYRIAFGIVVLATAWSGLVVWAD
- the map gene encoding type I methionyl aminopeptidase, with the translated sequence MTITIKSAADIAAMRVAGRLASEVLDMLTPHVKPGITTDQLDKLAYDHIVNVQQGIPAPLNYCPPGYTPYPKSICTSINHQVCHGIPNDRPLKNGDIVNIDVTVIKDGWHGDTSRMFIVGEGSIAAKRLCAFTYEAMWKGIAKVKPGARLGDIGHAIQTFAENAGFAIVREFCGHGIGQKFHEEPQVLHYGRPGTLEELVPGMVFTIEPMINAGRREIREMGDGWTIVTKDRSLSAQWEHTLVVTETGYEVMTLSAGSPPPPAFITG